The genomic segment GCCGGGGCGACGGTGCTGGTCGTCGCCCGCTCGGCGGAGCGGCTCGACGACCTTGCCGCGGCGATCAACGCCGGCGGCGGCCAGGCCTTCGCCTACCCGACGGATCTCAGCGACGAGGACGCCGTCCACGGGCTGACCAAGCAGATCACCGAGAACCACGGCCCGCTCGACATCGTCGTCAGCAATGCCGGCAAATCGCTGCGCCGTTCGCTGCATCACCAATACGACCGCCCCCACGATTTTCAGCGCACCATCGACATCAACTACCTGGGGCCGATTTGGCTGCTGCTGGGACTGCTGCCGGCCATGCGGGAAAACGGTGGCGGCCTCGTCGTGAACGTGTCGAGCGTCGGCGTGCGCGTGGTGCCGGGGCCGCAATGGGGCGCGTACCAGGCGTCCAAGGGCGCCTTCGATCGCTGGCTGCGCAGTGTGGCGCCGGAACTGCACGCCGACGGGGTGGACGTCACGTCGGTCTACTTCGCCCTGGTGCGAACCCGGATGATCGCCCCGACGCCGATCCTGGGCCGGCTTCCCGGTCTGTCG from the Mycobacterium lentiflavum genome contains:
- a CDS encoding SDR family NAD(P)-dependent oxidoreductase, with translation MKLIGQAIKTATDRLANPARVGDPDKLRTAVSGKTVLVTGASYGIGEATARRLAAAGATVLVVARSAERLDDLAAAINAGGGQAFAYPTDLSDEDAVHGLTKQITENHGPLDIVVSNAGKSLRRSLHHQYDRPHDFQRTIDINYLGPIWLLLGLLPAMRENGGGLVVNVSSVGVRVVPGPQWGAYQASKGAFDRWLRSVAPELHADGVDVTSVYFALVRTRMIAPTPILGRLPGLSPGQAADAIAKAIIERPRTNEPPWVFPAELASVLLAGPADWAARLWHRRFFADSRERKDQG